In one Rhinopithecus roxellana isolate Shanxi Qingling chromosome 1, ASM756505v1, whole genome shotgun sequence genomic region, the following are encoded:
- the RPL22L1 gene encoding 60S ribosomal protein L22-like 1 isoform X2, giving the protein MAPKDKKPKRSTWKFNLDLTHPVEDGIFDSGNFEQFLREKVKVNGKTGNLGNVVHIERFKNKITVVSEKQFSKRYLKYLTKKYLKKNNLRDWLRVVASDKETYELRYFQISQDEDESESED; this is encoded by the exons ATGGCGCCG AAAGACAAGAAGCCCAAAAGGTCAACCTGGAAGTTTAATTTGGACCTCACTCATCCAGTAGAAGATGGAATTTTTGATTCTGGAAATTTT gaACAATTTCTACGGGAGAAGGTTAAAGTCAATGGCAAAACTGGAAATCTCGGGAATGTTGTTCACATTGAACGCTTCAAGAATAAAATCACAGTTGTTTCCGAGAAACAGTTCTCTAAAAG gtatttgAAATACCTTACCAAGAAATACCTTAAGAAAAACAATCTTCGTGATTGGCTTCGAGTGGTTGCATCTGACAAGGAGACCTATGAACTTCGTTACTTCCAGATTAGTCAAGATGAAGATGAATCAGAGTCGGAGGACTAG
- the RPL22L1 gene encoding 60S ribosomal protein L22-like 1 isoform X1 codes for MAPQKDKKPKRSTWKFNLDLTHPVEDGIFDSGNFEQFLREKVKVNGKTGNLGNVVHIERFKNKITVVSEKQFSKRYLKYLTKKYLKKNNLRDWLRVVASDKETYELRYFQISQDEDESESED; via the exons ATGGCGCCG CAGAAAGACAAGAAGCCCAAAAGGTCAACCTGGAAGTTTAATTTGGACCTCACTCATCCAGTAGAAGATGGAATTTTTGATTCTGGAAATTTT gaACAATTTCTACGGGAGAAGGTTAAAGTCAATGGCAAAACTGGAAATCTCGGGAATGTTGTTCACATTGAACGCTTCAAGAATAAAATCACAGTTGTTTCCGAGAAACAGTTCTCTAAAAG gtatttgAAATACCTTACCAAGAAATACCTTAAGAAAAACAATCTTCGTGATTGGCTTCGAGTGGTTGCATCTGACAAGGAGACCTATGAACTTCGTTACTTCCAGATTAGTCAAGATGAAGATGAATCAGAGTCGGAGGACTAG